From Asterias rubens chromosome 6, eAstRub1.3, whole genome shotgun sequence, one genomic window encodes:
- the LOC117291855 gene encoding uncharacterized protein LOC117291855, whose product MICCAPGCGHKSGNGCHFYNFPSPNDGPDWEKWYKIWVLRINRVNKNGELWRPETQHTKLCSCHFHPEQQWDPKSRKGGLKCKEPVFFEYNLDLSSLGPFHENAGVLSPGSSSSVENSGVKIQQKRIHHDSNPSTPPSTGSDEPAPKIRSTQSTQRKTHTEKSLMRSCSTAPKLKIREYFEQQDVTEPSQTIDPTVTNLSTSSKGPTEQQHLIPNARMPHAQYSQQGPRFVSADDQTEVACTQVMYPDVGHMDFLEVAGSVDNSDGSDTGYSSIQQQMYIKHEHLDSPEVVHVISGLPEQNPNPGFKIETACNPLRRDSMVVESDEEVLPRIISSHSLEPDVQPEERLTEGLREQRVSSLRQFVDADHHDSAPVPSKNPVQKTKISNVKPIRIFTPKRIGSGSKVSSHDTLSVGPLDREEIQTTSQTGTENVYDQIFSRLASPMAVSQHESSRASVSGDTTGSIEDMLSDHLNSTEPQGHLSLTQALERVKELEKALSIEKFGLHRFMASDEKIKFYTGFRSVDTLMRFFWRIEPDDLTSDRSSKWKDAVDFAKETLHNYQDFTEKTIPYMDELFLFLCHVWLGLQPEDLADRFALPSTKHALFIIMRWVYYLHVTLPIPTLRAQGTATSTSTKSVRFQGQFCNTSFLLQPVRIKVQQRSILNHLSSTRLNCLVCFSPSGEVVFTSDPLSDVSTSTELLQRTGILPLLQRGESIIVEGEFMREGVHLFSSVGVKVHQLPSFDLPHNAATFKRGPSHQDTHKCHTEVVRLLCAKFVRTLTAFKCLQDVVLDPVSHVIKALWKVCCLLVNYQQGFRSL is encoded by the exons ATGATTTGTTGCGCCCCGGGATGTGGCCACAAGTCGGGTAACGGGTGCCATTTCTACAACTTCCCATCACCGAATGACGGCCCGGATTGGGAGAAATGGTACAAGATCTGGGTGTTACGGATCAATAGGGTGAATAAGAATGGGGAGCTGTGGCGTCCGGAAACCCAACATACCAAGTTGTGCAGCTGCCACTTTCATCCAGAGCAGCAGTGGGACCCCAAGTCACGCAAAGGAG GATTAAAGTGCAAAGAGCCGGTATTTTTCGAGTACAATTTAGATTTGTCATCTTTGGGACCATTTCATGAAAATGCCGGAGTTCTTTCTCCAGGATCATCAAGCTCAGTTGAG AATTCAGGCGTTAAAATTCAGCAGAAGAGGATCCACCATGACTCGAACCCCTCCACTCCACCATCGACTGGTAGTGACGAACCAGCCCCCAAGATTAGATCCACGCAATCAactcaaagaaaaacacacacagaGAAATCTTT GATGAGATCGTGTTCAACAGCTCCAAAACTCAAGATCAGGGAATACTTTGAACAACAAGACGTTACAGAGCCCTCCCAGACTATCGACCCCACCGTCACCAATTTGAGTACCTCCTCGAAAGGTCCTACTGAGCAACAGCATTTGATTCCAAACGCGAGGATGCCTCATGCCCAATATAGTCAGCAAGGTCCTAGATTTGTTTCAGCTGACGATCAAACTGAGGTTGCATGTACACAAGTCATGTACCCAGATGTCGGTCACATGGACTTTTTAGAAGTTGCTGGCTCGGTGGATAATAGTGATGGAAGTGATACTGGGTATTCCTCCATACAACAACAGATGTACATCAAACACGAGCATTTGGATTCTCCTGAAGTTGTTCATGTTATTTCTGGCTTGCCTGAGCAAAACCCAAACCCTGGTTTCAAAATTGAGACAGCGTGCAATCCCTTGAGGAGGGACAGCATGGTTGTGGAATCTGATGAGGAGGTGCTACCAAGGATCATCAGCTCCCATTCATTGGAACCTGATGTCCAACCCGAAGAGAGACTAACAGAGGGGCTAAGAGAACAGCGTGTATCAAGCCTTCGTCAGTTTGTGGATGCTGATCACCATGATTCAGCTCCCGTCCCCTCGAAAAATCCAGTTCAAAAGACCAAGATTTCAAATGTTAAACCAATCAGGATTTTTACTCCCAAAAGAATTGGTTCAGGTTCAAAGGTTAGTAGCCATGACACTCTTTCAGTGGGACCTCTCGATAGGGAGGAAATCCAGACCACAAGTCAGACAGGAACTGAAAATGTTTACGACCAAATATTTAGTCGCTTGGCTTCTCCTATGGCTGTTTCTCAACATGAGAGCAGTAGGGCTTCTGTTTCTGGGGACACCACGGGGAGTATTGAAGACATGCTGAGTGACCACCTTAACTCAACTGAACCACAAGGACACCTTAGCCTAACCCAAGCCTTGGAAAGGGTCAAGGAGCTTGAGAAAGCACTCAGCATAGAGAAGTTCGGATTGCATCGCTTCATGGCATCTGACGAGAAGATCAAGTTCTACACTGGTTTTAGGTCTGTCGATACTCTAATGAGATTCTTTTGGCGTATCGAGCCAGACGATTTGACCTCAGATAGATCCAGTAAGTGGAAGGACGCGGTAGACTTTGCCAAAGAAACACTGCACAATTATCAGGATTTTACAGAGAAGACCATTCCGTACATGGATGAGCTCTTCTTGTTCTTGTGTCATGTGTGGCTTGGCCTTCAACCCGAAGATTTGGCCGATAGGTTTGCATTACCCTCGACCAAGCATGCGCTGTTTATCATAATGCGATGGGTGTACTACTTGCATGTCACACTACCAATCCCCACTTTAAGAGCGCAAGGCACCGCAACCTCAACCTCAACCAAGTCCGTCAGGTTCCAGGGTCAGTTCTGCAACACCAGTTTCCTGCTCCAACCAGTTAGGATCAAAGTACAGCAAAGGTCCATCTTGAATCACCTCAGCTCTACAAGACTCAACTGTCTGGTTTGCTTCTCCCCTTCTGGAGAAGTGGTATTCACCTCCGATCCTTTGTCAGATGTGTCAACCAGTACGGAACTCTTGCAGAGAACAGGGATTCTCCCACTCCTACAAAGGGGGGAAAGTATCATTGTGGAGGGTGAGTTCATGAGGGAGGGTGTACATTTGTTTTCCTCAGTGGGTGTGAAAGTTCACCAACTACCGTCCTTTGACTTGCCCCATAACGCAGCGACTTTTAAGCGTGGGCCTTCCCATCAGGACACTCACAAGTGTCACACCGAGGTCGTGAGGTTACTGTGCGCAAAATTTGTGAGGACTCTAACCGCGTTTAAGTGCCTGCAAGATGTTGTGCTGGACCCTGTATCCCATGTGATTAAGGCTTTGTGGAAAGTCTGTTGTCTACTTGTAAATTACCAACAAGGATTTCGATCTCTGTAA